A DNA window from Amycolatopsis sp. DSM 110486 contains the following coding sequences:
- a CDS encoding helix-turn-helix domain-containing protein codes for MAGSTSDSHPTEPSLELAAGRNCRAREILDLVANKWSLGVVDTLGSGPKRFSELKRTIAGISQKMLTTTLRELERDGILTRTVCAVMPPNVTYELTDMGRTLLIATRPVVRWSLENIVTIDKARAEFDSRVRPGP; via the coding sequence ATGGCCGGCAGCACCTCGGATTCGCACCCAACCGAACCGTCCCTCGAGCTCGCCGCCGGGCGGAATTGTCGCGCACGCGAAATCCTCGACCTCGTAGCCAACAAATGGTCACTCGGGGTCGTCGACACCCTCGGCTCAGGCCCCAAGAGGTTCAGTGAGCTGAAACGCACCATCGCTGGCATCAGCCAGAAGATGCTCACCACAACGTTGCGCGAACTCGAGCGCGACGGGATCCTCACGCGCACGGTCTGCGCCGTGATGCCACCGAACGTCACCTACGAACTCACGGACATGGGGCGAACTCTCCTCATAGCGACACGGCCTGTCGTCCGCTGGAGCCTGGAGAACATCGTAACGATCGACAAAGCACGAGCAGAGTTCGACAGCAGGGTTCGCCCGGGCCCATAG
- a CDS encoding LLM class flavin-dependent oxidoreductase — MKFELGVYSFGVAGRDSEGRDVTTAQAVRNVLEQIRLAEDVGLDFFGVGEHHHEQVPVSSPISVLSAASAVTSSITLSTAVSVLSTDDPIRLYQQAATAAIVSGDRVELVVGRGSSTDSFPLFGYDLDDYDRLYADKLGLLMAVNEQERVSWHSPLRPPLENALVVPRPDKPLKIWLGSGGSPGSSIRAGIAGLPISYGILSGTPEYWGEVGELYRRSARENGVDPSRLEISVASHGFVGRGGLATKKHFHQHEVASFALAGRALPTRWEQVEANYAPGGMVFAGEPSEIAERIIDLHRHLGHKRQFLQMDIGGMPHRDVLSSIELLGTDVAPLVRAELNADN; from the coding sequence GTGAAGTTCGAATTGGGTGTGTACAGCTTCGGTGTCGCGGGGCGTGATTCGGAAGGCCGCGACGTGACCACGGCGCAGGCGGTACGCAACGTGCTCGAGCAGATCCGACTTGCCGAAGACGTCGGCCTCGACTTCTTCGGTGTCGGCGAACACCACCACGAGCAGGTCCCGGTGTCCTCGCCGATCTCGGTGCTGAGCGCCGCCTCCGCGGTGACGTCGTCGATCACTTTGTCGACAGCGGTGAGCGTGCTGTCCACTGACGACCCCATCCGGCTCTACCAGCAGGCAGCTACCGCGGCGATCGTGAGTGGAGACCGGGTTGAACTTGTCGTCGGCCGTGGCTCATCGACCGACTCGTTTCCCTTGTTCGGCTATGATTTGGACGATTACGATCGGCTCTACGCCGACAAGCTCGGCCTTCTCATGGCGGTCAATGAACAGGAGCGAGTCAGTTGGCACAGTCCGCTCCGGCCACCGCTGGAGAACGCGCTCGTCGTGCCCCGGCCTGACAAGCCCCTGAAGATTTGGCTCGGAAGTGGCGGTAGCCCCGGTTCGTCGATCCGGGCGGGAATTGCGGGGCTTCCCATTTCCTACGGCATCCTCAGCGGCACGCCCGAGTATTGGGGCGAAGTGGGCGAACTGTACCGTCGGAGCGCGCGAGAGAATGGTGTCGATCCGTCACGCCTGGAGATCTCTGTGGCCAGTCATGGGTTCGTCGGCCGAGGTGGCCTCGCGACGAAAAAGCACTTCCACCAGCACGAGGTCGCATCGTTCGCCCTCGCCGGCAGGGCACTTCCCACGCGGTGGGAGCAGGTCGAGGCGAACTACGCACCCGGCGGCATGGTGTTCGCCGGCGAGCCCAGCGAAATCGCCGAACGCATCATCGACTTGCACCGGCACCTCGGCCACAAGCGGCAGTTCCTCCAGATGGACATCGGTGGTATGCCTCATCGCGACGTGCTCAGTTCCATTGAGCTACTCGGCACCGACGTCGCGCCGCTGGTGCGCGCCGAGCTCAACGCGGACAACTGA
- a CDS encoding SAVMC3_10250 family protein encodes MLLPQIDPGFAAKRKSEVGVKLSVLSLKKTAEHGGNDRVGRLERVLRHLEEHGDIGSVDEPGQFFWGLLPVQWGRFPGADSMVFAGGRLDDTVVALGGSGRHIFGAVPNVDPGPAYSHLPPMLDGLASDLEDELLVEAAEQPSADPLDRADRAALTTVRQAVDRLTGPAQNVEFVAKRLLHGTLDGVPVLLGSPVYIALID; translated from the coding sequence ATGCTGCTCCCGCAGATCGACCCCGGATTCGCCGCGAAACGCAAGTCCGAGGTCGGCGTGAAGCTGTCGGTGCTGTCCCTGAAGAAGACCGCCGAGCACGGCGGGAACGACCGGGTCGGACGGCTTGAGCGGGTGCTGCGGCACCTTGAGGAGCACGGCGACATCGGGTCCGTCGACGAGCCAGGGCAGTTCTTCTGGGGGCTACTGCCCGTGCAGTGGGGGCGTTTTCCCGGTGCCGACTCGATGGTCTTCGCCGGCGGACGGCTGGACGACACCGTGGTGGCGCTCGGCGGCTCCGGCCGGCACATCTTTGGGGCCGTGCCGAACGTCGACCCCGGCCCCGCGTACTCGCACCTGCCGCCGATGCTCGACGGGCTGGCCTCCGATCTGGAGGACGAACTCCTGGTGGAGGCCGCCGAGCAGCCGAGTGCCGACCCCCTCGACCGGGCCGACCGGGCCGCGCTGACGACCGTCCGCCAAGCGGTCGACCGGCTCACCGGGCCGGCCCAGAACGTCGAGTTCGTGGCGAAGCGCCTCCTGCACGGCACGCTCGACGGCGTGCCGGTGTTGCTCGGCTCGCCCGTCTACATTGCGCTTATCGACTGA
- a CDS encoding WD40 repeat domain-containing serine/threonine protein kinase → MGLVYRVRHLGWDLDLAVKSPRAVLFRHQAGRDQFVAEAQTWISLGLHPHLCSCYYVRTIDGMPRIFAEYAPDGSVRDLLDSGRPWAPGFRLDLAIQMAWGLDHAHRLGVVHQDVKPANVLLGADGVAKVTDFGLSKSRAILAVESRAGEVTDASVAVTAGGYTPAYASPEQVAGRPLGRRTDVWSYAVTVLETFTGAPTWGAGPNALAALVEHRAAMPAGLARLLDRCLRHDPAERPASMTEIADELCDVYGTEVGPYPRTAPAEAALRADELNNRALSQLDLGEEAQARATLTEALAVDPNHLEATFNSVTLSWRRAEISDDAAVTAMAVSRDAAPSRWEGAYLLGQLHLERGDLDAALPLLRQAAAHDDPEVTTTLQRAEAGELAGPFEEHVLSGEAQLSQEERRDRRMTACAIGADGRVVATGRYVRPPVQQTLKTYLFGYDRPPDEYTLRIFALPDAEARVLEADSIIHEFDFSADGRLLASATENAVHVLDARSGRSVLHFAERQGRVGALRFSPDNKMLAAGFRSNRQVIVVRDVGTGDLVHLLDGHTSDVRDLEFAADAPILASVEDRALRLWNLIDGRCQLTLPHPVNLKAVALSGAAHVVVTGAQDGLHIRGVHTGETRRLFAGAIEDVWLHDKLVAAVGSDGEIRLWDTVDGRCLRTFGGHRDEVATQLSRNEALHIRVSVDTTGRRLHSISNNDTVRSWGLPTGYQAPLRVCRPRTHARMRELDDRLASLLESTESALADGDVGRALSGLTHARGVAGYERDASVVAAWRRLSLATERVGLRTAWLARTIVLPGEANAFWHPQVAVSGDGRRALTTTREHTMVLWDVDTGDVVRTYALDDDRNYISVLDMTVDAVHAVAGDAYRRIHLWDLRTGVRGPEVGEDVSSQMSVAIDRTGRKALLERGDGLLRLWDLARDRELRTFRSPSRTAHFTDGRSRREPEQVNGVALSPDGQVVVSAMQYSGLTSWRGNWWRRRDFNGYADRVDTVRVSADGRHALSGGWDASLRHWDLATGRCLRLMKGHTHPVIGVDLTADGRFAFSAGMDETVRIWDVTTGSCVQVLEAISRLKVVRVSEDGSRAVSFGHDGTLRVWELDWELAAREPADWDDRAQPYLDQHHADESFDELLTRLQRAGLGWLRPDGVRQRLNQS, encoded by the coding sequence ATGGGCTTGGTCTACCGGGTCCGGCACCTGGGCTGGGATCTGGACCTCGCGGTCAAGAGCCCACGGGCGGTGCTGTTCCGTCACCAAGCCGGCCGAGACCAATTCGTGGCCGAGGCCCAGACGTGGATCTCCCTCGGCCTGCACCCGCACCTGTGCAGCTGCTACTACGTGCGCACGATCGACGGGATGCCGCGGATCTTTGCGGAGTACGCCCCCGACGGCAGCGTGCGTGACCTGCTCGACAGCGGCCGGCCTTGGGCCCCCGGCTTCAGGCTCGACCTGGCGATCCAGATGGCGTGGGGCCTCGACCACGCGCACCGGCTCGGCGTCGTGCACCAGGATGTGAAGCCTGCGAATGTGCTGCTCGGCGCGGACGGCGTGGCCAAGGTGACCGACTTCGGCCTGTCGAAGTCCCGGGCGATCCTGGCCGTCGAGTCACGCGCTGGTGAGGTCACGGACGCCAGCGTGGCGGTGACCGCCGGCGGATACACACCGGCGTACGCGTCGCCGGAGCAGGTGGCGGGTCGCCCGCTCGGCCGACGCACCGACGTGTGGAGCTACGCGGTCACGGTGCTGGAGACGTTCACCGGCGCGCCGACCTGGGGCGCCGGCCCGAACGCGCTGGCGGCGCTCGTCGAGCACCGGGCGGCCATGCCAGCGGGACTCGCGCGGCTGCTGGACCGGTGCCTGCGGCACGACCCGGCGGAACGCCCCGCCAGCATGACCGAGATCGCCGACGAGCTGTGCGACGTCTACGGGACGGAGGTCGGTCCGTACCCGAGGACCGCGCCGGCCGAGGCGGCGCTGCGTGCGGACGAGTTGAACAACCGCGCCCTGTCGCAGCTCGACCTTGGCGAGGAAGCCCAGGCCCGGGCGACGTTGACGGAGGCGTTGGCGGTCGATCCGAACCACCTGGAGGCCACGTTCAACTCGGTCACCCTGAGCTGGCGGCGGGCCGAGATCAGCGACGACGCGGCCGTGACGGCGATGGCCGTGTCCCGTGACGCGGCGCCGAGCCGTTGGGAGGGCGCCTATCTTCTCGGCCAGCTCCATCTGGAACGCGGGGACCTCGACGCGGCGCTCCCCTTGCTGCGGCAAGCCGCCGCGCACGACGACCCCGAGGTGACCACGACGCTCCAGCGCGCGGAGGCGGGCGAGCTTGCAGGGCCGTTCGAGGAGCACGTCCTGTCCGGCGAGGCCCAGCTGTCCCAAGAGGAACGCCGCGACCGGAGGATGACCGCCTGCGCGATCGGTGCCGACGGTCGGGTCGTCGCGACTGGTCGCTACGTCCGCCCGCCCGTTCAACAAACCCTCAAGACCTACCTGTTCGGCTACGACCGACCGCCGGACGAGTACACCCTGCGCATCTTCGCCCTGCCGGACGCGGAGGCCAGGGTCCTCGAAGCCGACAGCATCATCCACGAGTTCGACTTCAGCGCTGATGGGCGGCTCCTCGCCTCTGCCACGGAGAACGCCGTGCACGTGTTGGACGCCCGCAGTGGCCGTAGTGTGCTGCACTTCGCCGAGCGGCAGGGCCGTGTCGGCGCCCTGCGGTTCAGTCCGGACAACAAAATGCTGGCCGCCGGGTTCCGGTCGAACCGGCAGGTCATCGTGGTGCGAGACGTCGGCACGGGCGACCTCGTGCACCTGCTCGACGGGCATACCAGCGACGTCCGTGACCTCGAATTCGCCGCCGACGCACCCATTCTCGCGTCGGTGGAGGACCGCGCGCTGCGGTTGTGGAACCTGATCGACGGGCGGTGCCAACTGACGTTGCCCCACCCCGTCAACCTGAAGGCGGTCGCACTCAGCGGCGCCGCGCACGTGGTCGTCACCGGCGCGCAGGACGGACTGCATATCCGGGGTGTGCACACCGGCGAAACCCGCCGGCTGTTCGCCGGCGCGATCGAGGACGTCTGGCTGCACGACAAACTTGTCGCGGCCGTCGGCTCCGACGGCGAGATCCGGTTGTGGGACACCGTCGACGGGCGCTGCCTGCGGACCTTCGGAGGTCACCGCGACGAGGTCGCTACACAGCTGTCCCGCAACGAGGCGCTGCACATCCGGGTCAGCGTCGACACGACCGGGCGGCGTCTGCACTCGATCAGCAACAACGACACTGTCCGGTCCTGGGGGCTGCCCACGGGATACCAGGCGCCGCTTCGGGTCTGCCGCCCGAGAACCCACGCCCGGATGCGCGAACTCGACGACCGGCTGGCGAGCTTGCTCGAATCGACCGAGTCCGCCCTCGCCGACGGAGATGTCGGTCGGGCGCTGAGCGGCCTGACCCATGCCCGTGGCGTGGCGGGATACGAACGGGATGCCTCCGTGGTCGCCGCTTGGCGACGGCTTTCCCTTGCGACCGAGCGCGTCGGCCTGCGGACCGCTTGGCTCGCGCGGACCATCGTCCTCCCGGGCGAGGCGAATGCCTTCTGGCATCCACAGGTCGCGGTCTCCGGCGACGGACGGCGGGCGCTCACGACGACCCGCGAGCACACGATGGTCCTCTGGGACGTCGACACCGGCGACGTCGTCCGGACGTATGCGCTGGACGACGATCGGAACTACATCAGCGTGCTCGACATGACGGTCGATGCGGTCCACGCGGTCGCCGGCGACGCATATCGCCGGATCCACCTGTGGGACCTGCGGACCGGCGTCAGGGGCCCCGAGGTGGGCGAGGACGTGTCGAGCCAGATGTCGGTCGCGATCGACCGCACCGGCCGCAAGGCCCTGCTCGAACGAGGCGACGGTTTGCTGCGGTTATGGGATCTCGCGCGCGACCGCGAGCTGCGTACCTTCCGTTCGCCGAGCCGCACGGCGCACTTCACCGACGGACGGTCCAGGCGTGAGCCGGAACAGGTGAACGGGGTGGCGCTGAGCCCAGACGGCCAGGTAGTCGTGTCGGCGATGCAGTACTCGGGACTCACCAGCTGGCGGGGCAACTGGTGGCGCCGGCGGGACTTCAACGGCTACGCCGACCGCGTCGACACGGTTCGGGTCAGCGCCGATGGTCGGCACGCCCTCTCCGGCGGCTGGGACGCCTCGCTTCGGCACTGGGATCTGGCGACCGGGCGATGTCTCCGTCTCATGAAGGGGCACACACATCCCGTGATCGGCGTCGACCTCACCGCCGACGGGCGATTCGCGTTCTCCGCGGGCATGGACGAGACCGTCCGGATTTGGGACGTCACCACCGGTTCGTGCGTCCAAGTGCTAGAAGCGATCAGCCGCCTGAAGGTCGTGCGCGTCAGCGAGGACGGCTCGCGCGCGGTGTCCTTCGGCCACGACGGGACGCTCCGCGTCTGGGAACTGGACTGGGAGTTGGCCGCGCGGGAGCCGGCGGACTGGGACGACCGCGCGCAGCCCTATCTCGACCAGCACCACGCCGACGAGAGCTTCGACGAGCTGCTGACGCGGTTGCAGCGAGCCGGTCTGGGCTGGCTGCGGCCGGACGGCGTGCGGCAGCGGCTGAACCAGTCATAG